In Prinia subflava isolate CZ2003 ecotype Zambia chromosome 8, Cam_Psub_1.2, whole genome shotgun sequence, the genomic window CGCAGCTCCGCCGGCATCTCCCGGCGTGGGAGGTGCCTCCTGCCACGCTCCAGGGGCTGGGTGgcgccaggagcagctccaggtgctgcccTTCCTCGTGTCACCCCTGCAAATCTccgtgccctgggctggggacacgaGGCTCTGCCACACGGGAAATGATCCGGGGGTTTCTGGCACCGTGGTGATCTCCCCCCATCTCCAGCAGGCTCCAGTTCCCAGCGCTGGCTGCAAAGAGAGTTTTTTCCTCTCGGTGAGGAATCAGCTCCTTTCCGATTCCTTTTCAGGGCCTGCcaggatgagaggaaaaatgaaaatatgctAAAGCTCCAGCTGGGTCTGAGAGACCCTCCTCGACCCTGCTCTGCAGTCTGTTAGCACCAACTCCACTCTCCTATTCTCATTGATTTCCAGAGCTCCTGAGCCATCCTACTGAATTCTGAAGCTGTACAGgcctcttttaaaaaaatatatatgttttttttaaaaaaagaacacttTCTTCCCAAGGCAAAAGCTGACTCTTTGTGTCCTTTTCACACGAGGCAAGTGGAGCtcactttgaaaaaaaacaccacaaggGCAGGGGCCATCCCACATCCCCCCATCCCAGCTTTCCTCCACTGCACCAAAGCAGATGAAAAGGGAATTTTCAAGTCCTCATTCAATGGGGAAAGTGCAAGGGCTGAGTTTGGATTCAGGTGGGAGGAGGTGATGCCTCCATCcttccccacagctgctgccagcatccCCACCCTGAGATCAGATTGGATGTGGTTGTGGGAAACTGCCCCCAAAAAGCTCCatcttctcccaggaaaaacaagctccaaaagaaaattttatgcAAGACAAAgatccctttcccctctctccgCTGCAGCCACGAAATTGTCATTTATTGGTGAATTTAGAGAAgctttttttgggaaaaaatgttcttggaGACCTTTGCTCGCCTCCCACTTCCAGCCCTGTTTTTCTgactttggaaaagaaaaagatctgGTCTCCATGAAAACCTCACACGGCTGCTCTGGGAGAATCCAgcttgttgctgttgttttgccCTGGGATGGCTTTGGGAAGCTCAGCTTCCCGGAGGCTCCCAGGAAATGAGGGGTGGAAGATGGAAAATGGACAAACATCCAACCCCACCGAGTCCTCCAGCGCAGCTCGGACCTGCTGGGGGGCAGCAAGGCTCCAAagcggggctggagctgcctcccaAGAGCTGCTGCCCCAAGGAAATGGGCTGAAATCCCCGGATTGTGCCAATTAAGGGCATAATTAGGCGCATCAGTCGTTAATGCAACCCACAGAGACTCCGgccacagctgctccttccaTGGACATGGGAAAACTTGTCCATCTTCCCCGGAATTCCTGGGATCGCTGATGCCTGGGGAACGGCTCCAGCTCCCAGATCCCGAGGCCCCAGCCCATCTGCAGTGTCCCAGATCCCGGTTCCCTCCTCCAAGAGCCTCCAGGGCTCCCAGCaaagctctgagctgctgccagccccccaGGGGACAATTCCCACCCCGCAGTGACACTTTCTCCATGGATCACCATCGCattctccctccccttcccacccctgcccGCCTCCGAGCCAGCAGAAACATTTCTCTGCGTGTCCTTTGCAGACCTGGGAGGCAAAAAGGGATGAGGAGCCGTGGCTGTGCATCCCAAATGTttgagggaaaagcagcagcagcttggaacTGTGAGCAGGGGAAGAGCTGAGTTAATTAAGAGGAGCAAAATGAGGGTCTGGGGGAGCTGATGGATCAAGGACTGCTCACAAACCCTCCAAACACCTCCTGtgtgccacagggcagcagaaaaTGTGACTTTACTGCCCAAACCTCTGGCAGAGCCAgcttttcttgggaaaaaaaaaaccctttttgcaCGGTTCAGAAAAAACAGGAGCTTCACATCACTCTGACCTCCTGCTCTATTCCCGTCCCCACTGTTCTATTTCTCCTGAAAAGTCATCATTTTTCCACTTGATCCCTGAGCTCTTTGTCCAGGGAGATGGAACATCCAAGGTCCATTTACAGCACTGCCCTGACCCCGGGGCTCTGGGTTTGGGAAGCTCTGGGAAGATTTCCCCAGCTCAAAGCCTGTTCCCCTCGGGTGGCTCCTCTCCACTCCCCTGGCTCTCTCCCTCTCACTCTTCCAGCAAGGGAATGAATCCCAAGTTCTTTTCCCTGGGATGAGGCTGGGCACCTTTTTCCTTGAACAAAGCCCTCGGTGGGAGCTGGCTGAGGTGGGGTGGGGTGGttggaggggcagcaggggctgagctctccAAGGGCGCTCGAATTTTGGTACAGGCACAGGCAGAATTTCgataattctgatttttggcTCTGCTGACCTGTGTttttcctcagagctgctcccggGATGCACATTCCCAGGAGCCAGCCCTCTCCCAGGCCCAGCTTCAAGCAGGAAGCATTTTTGGCTCCTTTGGGTGTCAAACCTTCAGCCCAGCACCTCGGAGTGATGCTAAAACAGGACAAAGGCTCTCCCAGGCCAATCCCCTTGTGGTGACCTCTCAATTCCAACATTTTACTTGCAGAAtcctttcatttttgctttttttttttagccagaTTTGGTCCTGTTCAACTTGCAGATGAAGTTTTTACCTCCTGCAGCAATGGCATGTGGTGCCAGACACCCATCTGACTGCTTGGCCCGGGGccagcactccctgccctgccaaggATCCCAGGAATTTCACCCCCGGATGCGACTCCGGATCCTGTTTGCttcccacagcagggcctggTGCTGGCACCGAGCTGGAATGGGAGCAGCACCCCCAGAAGCTGTTCTGGGAGATGAATggggctgttttgtttttgctcttTGCATCGAGCTTGGAGCTGCAGATGGGCCCAGCTCAGAGGAGGGATGGGCTCAGGTCTGTGCCAGGACTAACCTGAGCCCAGACATTCCAGAAAAATTCCctctccaatttttttttgtctttctggaGCTGGCACAACCCAGGCTGTCCCTCCTGGGTCACCCTTCACTGTACCAATGCATTTCCACACTCGAGCAGGTGTTTCTGTGTGAGgaaaagagtttcagcttaccttAGAACATGTAAGGAAGTTAATCTAGAATTTTCCATAACCTTCTCATTGTAAGTagcccagtgccagctcagGAGCCCTGACTGGGATTTAGAAATACACCCCAAAGCCTGGTGCCTATTTCATTGGGCAAGGTGCTGAATAGCCCCCCTAGACCATCAAGTGctaaagggacagcacagaggagctTTTTTGGACTGCCTTAGTCAGTGTAAGAGTGTTCTCTGCACTGTGTTCGCCTGACATTTTTTGTTTGAtgatgtttgttatttttgtcattattaaaaccttttttttttaacaaaacgtgcccagagaagttgttaAGCCACTCTGGGAAGTTGCAGGCCAACACTCAGACTTGATAAATCTTCACGGAGCTTATTCCATTCTGGCCACCGCGTGCAAGATTTCATCACTTCACATCTCCCCATGTCCTAATTCTGCACTGAATCCCTGGGAGCCAGATCCAGTGGGACACCAGCACTTACCTGGCCAAAAATCCCACCAATCTCATCAGTCTTGGCAGGAATGAGCCCAGactctcctccctgctggatTTTCAGGCCTGCCCGGGGTCTCAGCTGGAGGCTGAGCTCAGAgtcctcctctgctgcccatCCTTGGGGAGTGACTTTGCCATTCCCAccttggggctggcaggggttGGGTgttccagcctggagcagcctctcACAGGAGCCCACAGCAGGGGAGAGGGTGGGTGAAGGCCCCGGGGTTCACTCAGgagctttttctcccttttctttccctaaaaCCCAGGCTGGAATATTCCTGGCATTATCGGAATGATCCCCTCCTGCTTTTGGGGCTGAGCAGGTGAGTGGAACTGGAGCATCCTCCGGAGTTGGGGATgttcctgtcccatcccagtgGCTAGGAAAGCCCTGCAGGAATCCTCTCCCTGCTTTGTTGTTGTCACCTCCTGTCCCCACTCCTGGGGAGGAAATCAAAGCCCGGAGCTGGAGAGCTCCGGCTCCTCTCTGAGCAGGGATCCATCTTCCCCAAACACAGGAGGGGTTCTCCTCTCCCAAACCCTTCTAAACCCAGCAATACACCATCATTTAACCCAAAATACAAACCCTCTTGTTTAAATCCCTGAATTAGGAGGAAAATCCATCCTTCAAGTGTGGGGCTGAGCCTCGCCTGTGCCCCCCCGGGGATGCGCTGGGGCGGGATCGGAGCTCTCcgggattttggggggaattttggggggaattttggggggaattttggggggaattttggCTGCCGGGTGGCGGCGGCTCCATTTGGCAGCGCAGCAGCGGGGACCTATTTCTGTCACCCTTCTGCCGAGGGGAGGGCTCGGTTTTTTCGGGGCTGCTCGGCTCCCGTTTCCCAGGGAGGGGGAGCTGCCGATCGCATGACTCAGGGTGCTGGAAGGAAAAGCGCGATGAAAACACCGGGGCTCTCGGCTCCCACCTCCTGTCTCTCCCTGCCGCAGCCAGAGTTCATCCAGCTGTTTCCTCCAGCTCCAAACCCGCTGCTAAAAATACTCCGGAAAACTCGGCGATGCTGGCATTCCAGCGTCATCCCGAGGTTTTTCCATGGGATTTTtaagtttgttgttttttgggggtttttttgttttgttttgggtttttttttgtttgtttgttttgttttgggttttgttggtggtggtggtggtggtggtggtggtggtgcgggttttttgggtttttttttttttgttttttttggttttttgttgttgttgttgttttttggatttttttgtggtggtggtttttttgtggttttttggttggttggttggttttgtttgtttggtttggttttttggtttggttttgttttgtggtttgtttttttggtttttggtgtggttttttttttttgtttggtttggttttgggtttgggtttttttgttgtttggtttggtttggttttggttttggttttttcactcttagttgcttttccctgtgcacaggagctgcccaggTGCTTCCTGTGCTGGACCAGGGTTTGGGATGGGTcgggaggaggatgaggatggggctGCTGAGTCAGAGCTGCGAATGCCACCCCTGGGAATGACCAGATCCACCCCAGCCCCGGGCTGTTCCTGGTCCAGCGGGGAaattttcctgctctcccactccccagctcctccccagcctggagctgcccacCAGGCGAGATTTGGGCGGCTGGAGCATCCCCAATCACCCCTGAGATGCGGATCCtgggggctgggcagggcagcaggatgtCCCCGTGCTCATTTGTCCTGTTGGCTGCTGGACACAGTCGGATTTGGGGGAAaggctggatttggggtggTCCTGGGAGGGTGGATTTGCTTTGCCAGAGCaacaggaaagagaagcagGGATGTGGTGGCTTTTCCTCCACACCATTCCTGCGTGGAttcagctggcactgccccgTGTGATCCATCAGTTCTCCCTGAATTatctcctgctcccagcctgaaAGGAGAGAGCTCATGTGTTGTGATTCCAAGAAAAACCAGGACAATCCACTCTGCCCGGTgttctgctcctttttttcccccttctcttcGGTGTCTCCCATCCTTGGGcagcccccatccctggaattgccCCTGGATGCCGAGATCCAGGTGCTCTCCCTgcaatcccagcccagcagggaatTACCTCGAGGAGCACTTTCCTTTCGGACTGTCCATTTTAACCCCCTCTTCCTTCATTTAATTccatccttcctccctctcAGCCCCGGGAGCACATCCCGATATCCGCACAGAACTCGTCTTTAATTCGCCTCCGCTATcaaaaagaggagggaaaaagaagaggcCACAATTTGTCTGACGGGATCTTTGTCTCCCTCTCATCCCAAAGTGCTTCCCAGAGCCCCGAGTCCGTGCTGGCAGCGctgtcccagtccctcccagttactcccagcccctccaccaGTTAATCCCTTAATGCTCTCCCGACACGCTCCCATTTCCTGAGtgtttctcttcctccccccCTACCCCGGAGCTATTTTTACGAGGCCTTTTGTTACTTCCTAATTGTCCAAACCACTTTTCCACATTTCTCTTGATAAAGGCAGATTTCTAAAAGCAGTTCGGCATCTCAGCCATTTCAGCCTCATCATCTGTCTCATCCCTTTTATTGTTTAGCACATGCCCTACTTTTGCTGGAGCATTTTTATTCGCCCCCCAAGAGAGGGTTGattcccccccctcccctttttttttttttttaacagctttttctACCTCTTTAATAATTCCTCTTACACTGATTCCTCCTCCTTTATTTCACTGTTTTATTCCCACCCATTCCTCTGCTGGGCCAGCCTCTGTGGGCTCTCCCAGTGCTGAGActtgggtttgtttattttattcccttttcctcacaaacgttttggggtttttgggggcGTTCAGAGCGTTTATCAAAGGAGAAGAAGTGCTGGTGCAAGGTTCCACCCACCCACAGTGATGTGCTGGGGGGTGATTGGCATCTCAGTGGCCAAACAGAGCAGGTGATGGAGGGTTTTGagttttccagccttttcttggccaaaaaaaaatcacatttcaatGCTTTTCTGGTGCTTCCAGTAGTTGGAGGAAAATCCCAACAGGCTCTTGGTCCCTCGCCCCAGTAAAGAGAGAGTTTGGTCCCTAAATGGAGTttttggagctgcctggggaccACTCGAGCAAATAATTCCCTCTCagggggaagaaaacagaaaggagagaaaacttTGCTGCAAAAGGGTGTTGTTTCCAAATATTGGAATAAGGGACGTGAAGGGAAAGGGAATCTTGGAGACAAACAAAGCCTTttcctccagctgaggaaagggagaaaaaaaactcccTCTGGGGGAGGATTCAGAATCCCCCCCTGGCTGGTTTGTGCAGGGCTGACTTTGCTCTGAGCCTGACAGAATCAAGAGCTTTTTGCTGTTCGGGACATTTTTCTGACGAGGGAAACAAAAGGTGTCAAGAAGACTCAAGTCTAGGCTTGGAACAAACCTTTCTGTGGAACCTCCTGGGGACCCAACCCGGTGTTTCCTGGGCTCAAAACAGCGACATTCTGCGGGATTCTGGGGGGGGACAAGTGACATTTTAAGATGAAAGGGATgtacagcagctccctgtgctgcccggAGCTGAGCGGGAATGGCAGGACAAGCACACGGAGATGGTGGCTGTGCCTGGAAAATCAGGGCAGCACATCCTGAGGGGCCGTGGTGGAGGGTGAGGGTGGAGGGAGGGGTCCAGCTGTGAGGATTGGAGGTGTCCAGGGGTTCCTGGGTCGGGCTGAAGCTCCCGCATCCTCCCAGGAGTGAGGGACAGGGAAGGTGAGGATGGTGGGAAGGATCCAGCCAGAGAcaatccatgaattcctcaagtctggctgcagctcctgcttcctctcctgctacaggagggaagagggaaggtgaggatggagggaggggTCCAACTGTGAGGATTGGGGATGTCCATGGGTTCCTGGGTCGGGCTGAAGCTCCCCCATCCTCCCAGGAGTGTAGGATAGGGAAGGTGAGGGTGGAAGGAAGGATCCAGACTGTGAGGATTGGAGGTGTCCATGGATTCCTAGGTCTGGCTGAAGTTCCTGCATCCTCCCAGGAATgtggcacagggaaggggagggtgGAGGGAAGGATCCAGCCAGGGAGGATCCATGAATTCCTGGAGTCTGGCTCCTGCTTCCTCTCATGCTACAGGAGGAGACAGGGAAGGTGAGGATGGAGGGAAGGGTCCAGCTGTGAGGACTGGGGATGTCCATGGGTTCCCGTGTCTGTCTGAAGCTCCCGCATCCTACCAGGAGTGTGGCACAGGGAAGGtgaggggggagggaagggtcCAGCCAGGGAGGATCCATGAATTCCTGGagtctggctgcagctcctgcttcctCTCATGCCAtagcaggggacagggagggtgaggtggctgCCAAGCGAAGGGAACTTTTCATCCTGGAGGCAAACAAAGCCCTTCCAAACAAGGTTCCTTTCCAAATAAGGCTCTGCATGGAGCAGACACCAGAGAATCCACACAGGACTGGGGTCTCAAACAGGAGACACCTCCCTGAGCCAGGATAGCCCCACAGACCACCCCAAAGCACCCGCAGGCAGCCGTGGTTTTCCTGCTGGTGCCGGATAATGCTCAGGGAATTTCCCCAGGGACTGCTCCTAATTGCCTGGAGAGTCCCTGATGCCTGGTGAAAAGAAGGACGACATTCCCAGCACGGCCCTTTCCTCAGCAGGGCCATTAATTATGTCCTTCACTCCTCTGGCAGGCTGGGGATCCTCACCGAGCCTGTCAGAACATAATTCTCCTCAGATTCCCATTATTGCTGTCAAATCCGGTTCCAATTGCTTCCTGGAGTCGAAAATGAGGAGGGCAGACACTCTGGCTGtctcaggcacagggagggagaTCCCATAAACCTCTTTTCCTCAGGAAATCAGGCTTGCAGGAACCAAAACActcaatttttttgttgtttctctgcagctcagcccatCCATCCTGGCCCTGGtctccagccctcagcagaaTCCAGGGATCCCTCCCTTCGGAGCACTCCTGGACcactgtcccagcagagcccaccAGGAATGACCTGTCCTGGAGCCACAGGAAAAGCTCCTGGAGcaagcccagccctggaagCAGCTGGTGAGCACCACAGTGGGACAAATCCCTCTGCCCCGGGATTTCACCCTGGGAATTCAGCTAGAGGATAATTCCtggtttttcttccctctgtggGGTGCAGAGCTTGGTGCTTTCAGGGATTGGGAGCTGCTCTATTTTGGGGGCTCAAACACCAGTGAATCCCTTCCCTGGGATGCACCAATGTCCCTGCTCGTGGACAGTTTGGCACTTGCCATCTGCAgggaacaaaatgaaataaaaatatcttcccAAGGCGGGATAGTGTCCATCCTTTGTCATCCTTCTGCGAGTGTGAGtgccagggaaagcaggagccagctggggctggaggagggatcCTGAGatccagctca contains:
- the LOC134554395 gene encoding uncharacterized protein LOC134554395, whose amino-acid sequence is MTQGAGRKSAMKTPGLSAPTSCLSLPQPEFIQLFPPAPNPLLKILRKTRRCWHSSVIPRSCPGASCAGPGFGMGREEDEDGAAESELRMPPLGMTRSTPAPGCSWSSGEIFLLSHSPAPPQPGAAHQARFGRLEHPQSPLRCGSWGLGRAAGCPRAHLSCWLLDTVGFGGKAGFGVVLGGWICFARATGKRSRDVVAFPPHHSCVDSAGTAPCDPSVLPELSPAPSLKGESSCVVIPRKTRTIHSARCSAPFFPPSLRCLPSLGSPHPWNCPWMPRSRCSPCNPSPAGNYLEEHFPFGLSILTPSSFI